The DNA window TAGGAATATGTACCGCTTTGTGGAGCATACTGCAGACATAGCTTTTGAAGTTGAAGCTGAAAGCCTCGAAGAGCTTTTTATAGATGCTGCAAACGCCTTTTACGAAGCTTTTTGTAACAGAGACCTTGTCAAAGAGGAGGAAGAGAGAAGATTGGAGCTCGAGGAAGAAGACGTAGAGCATCTCCTTTACTCGTGGCTGAACGAGATTCTCTTTCTGTTCGATGCCGAGCACTTCGCAGCGAAAAGAGTTGAAGTCAGCGTAGAGAACAACTCTCTAAAAGCGAGACTTAT is part of the Ferroglobus placidus DSM 10642 genome and encodes:
- a CDS encoding archease, whose protein sequence is MYRFVEHTADIAFEVEAESLEELFIDAANAFYEAFCNRDLVKEEEERRLELEEEDVEHLLYSWLNEILFLFDAEHFAAKRVEVSVENNSLKARLIGGKITPEAVKLEPKAITMHKFRVERKDGKFYAFVIIDI